A window from Carassius gibelio isolate Cgi1373 ecotype wild population from Czech Republic chromosome B3, carGib1.2-hapl.c, whole genome shotgun sequence encodes these proteins:
- the LOC127952312 gene encoding patched domain-containing protein 3-like isoform X1, with amino-acid sequence MAKCKTDCIERPLSLAFEKLGCVVGRHPCVFLLVALYVAAALGAGFVFLQEREANDIEDQFTPVNGPAKLERAFVVETFPQSEEFSQIRLTSEGTYASVIITDLHGENILTVPAFVDIIEFDRQVKKIITGNTFENLCAKTKGRCMSNTILDIINYNAAEIVSSKITYPLNNNMFLGSSIGGVELKPDSSEISSAKAVRLFYFLDEKKTKENSYWLDDFLKLLSNYTEQKTVNVSYFTSLSRQKEFETNSDSVIPLFSATYFLAINISVLSCLRLDCVRTKVWVALFGVVSAGMAVLASFGLLLFCGMPFAMTVASAPFLILGVGVDDMFIMISCWQKTEVHKAVEVRLAETYKEAGVSITITTLTDVLAFYIGLLTPFRSVQSFCMYTSTALLFCYIFNITFFGACLALNGRREKGNRHWLTCMKVPEPTGDGDIACCVGGAYDENTRKEFEIPMDSFFKHYYSPFLTRVWVKTLVCLIYAGYLAVSIYGCFQIQEGLDLKHLAVDGSYVGDYYDKEDEFFSDFGPNVMLVIKDEHFQYWNPTARKSLDLCLENFQNLTLADSDLPPISWLHVYLQYGMNFGFDVDNETEFKSHLTAFLNYSGFSQDVNFTNNQIQASRMFVQSVNIRTAIDEKNMLNELRETAVECGKLQPPVNLIVYHPAFIYFDQYAVIISNTIQNLVVATCVMLVISLLLIPNPLCSLWVTFSIASVIVGVAGFMALWNVSLDSVSMINLVICIGFSVDFSAHISYAFVSSEKSSANEKATDAISKLGYPIVQGAVSTIAGVVVLAAAKSYIFRTFFKIMLLVILFGAVHGIVFIPVFLTFLGNCSNSRVKNKQYSDTNKQQRKDPVMDHTENVWCTDPDCPSL; translated from the exons ATGGCGAAGTGTAAAACAGACTGCATTGAAAGGCCTCTCTCTCTGGCTTTTGAAAAACTTGGCTGTGTTGTTGGTAGGCATCCGTGTGTGTTTCTTTTAGTAGCTTTATATGTGGCAGCTGCCCTTGGAGctggttttgtttttcttcaggagAGGGAGGCAAATGATATTGAAGATCAGTTCACACCGGTCAATGGACCTGCCAAGCTGGAGAGAGCGTTTGTGGTGGAAACTTTCCCACAATCTGAAGAGTTTTCTCAGATACGGCTCACGTCTGAAGGCACTTATGCCTCTGTGATCATCACAGATTTGCATGGAGAAAATATATTAACTGTACCAGCTTTTGTTGATATTATAGAGTTTGACAgacaagtgaaaaaaataataacaggaAACACTTTTGAAAACCTCTGTGCCAAAACAAAGGGAAGGTGCATGTCAAACACAATTTTGGACATTATCAATTACAATGCTGCTGAAATAGTTTCTTCAAAAATAACATATCCATTGAATAATAACATGTTTTTGGGATCAAGTATCGGCGGTGTAGAGCTAAAGCCGGATAGCTCCGAGATATCCAGTGCAAAAGCGGTAAGGCTTTTTTATTTCCTAGATGAGAAGAAGACAAAGGAAAACTCTTACTGGCTTGATGACTTCCTCAAACTCCTCTCAAACTATACAGAGCAAAAAACG GTCAATGTGTCTTACTTTACATCACTATCAAGACAGAAAGAGTTCGAAACCAATTCAGACTCTGTGATTCCCCTCTTCTCTGCAACATATTTCCTGGCCATTAACATTTCCGTTCTGTCTTGTTTGAG GTTAGACTGTGTCAGGACGAAGGTGTGGGTGGCCTTGTTCGGCGTTGTCTCCGCTGGTATGGCTGTGTTGGCCAGCTTTGGACTGCTGCTGTTCTGCGGGATGCCATTTGCCATGACTGTGGCTTCAGCCCCCTTTCTGATTCTTG GTGTTGGTGTTGACGACATGTTCATAATGATCTCCTgctggcagaagactgaagttcATAAAGCTGTTGAGGTTCGCTTAGCAGAAACGTATAAGGAGGCTGGTGTGTCCATCACGATCACCACGCTGACGGATGTGCTGGCGTTCTACATCGGCCTCCTGACTCCATTCCGCTCAGTACAGTCTTTCTGCATGTACACCAGCACAGCTCTTCTGTTCTGCTACATCTTCAACATCACCTTCTTTGGTGCGTGTCTCGCGTTAAACGGAAGGCGAGAGAAAGGCAACAGACACTGGCTAACCTGCATGAAAGTCCCAGAACCAACTGGTGATGGTGATATAGCTTGTTGTGTGGGTGGTGCTTATGATGAAAACACACGTAAGGAGTTTGAAATTCCAATGGATTCATTCTTTAAACACTATTACAGCCCATTTCTGACAAGAGTGTGGGTTAAGACGCTCGTGTGTCTGATATATGCCGGATATTTGGCAGTCAGTATCTACGGGTGCTTCCAAATACAGGAAGGTCTAGACCTGAAACATTTAGCAGTAGACGGCTCATATGTTGGTGATTACTATGATAAAGAAGATGAATTCTTCTCTGATTTTGGTCCTAATGTCATGTTAGTTATAAAGGATGAGCATTTCCAGTACTGGAACCCGACTGCTCGTAAAAGTCTTGACTTGTGTTTAGAAAACTTTCAAAATCTAACACTGGCAGACTCAGACCTTCCACCTATTTCTTGGCTTCATGTATATCTGCAGTATGGGATGAATTTTGGTTTTGATGTAGACAATGAAACAGAGTTCAAAAGCCATTTAACTGCATTTCTTAATTATTCTGGTTTTAGCCAAGATGTTAATTTTACTAACAATCAAATTCAAGCATCACGTATGTTTGTTCAGTCGGTAAACATCCGCACAGCGATCGATGAGAAGAACATGCTGAATGAATTGAGAGAGACTGCAGTAGAATGTGGGAAGTTGCAGCCACCAGTTAATCTGATTGTGTACCACCCTGCGTTCATCTATTTCGACCAATATGCCGTCATCATCAGTAATACAATCCAAAACTTAGTGGTTGCTACATGTGTGATGTTAGTAATTTCACTCCTGCTGATCCCAAACCCTCTCTGCTCTCTCTGGGTGACATTTTCCATTGCATCTGTCATTGTGGGAGTGGCTGGTTTCATGGCATTATGGAATGTTAGTTTAGACTCTGTGTCTATGATTAATCTTGTCATCTGTATTGGGTTTTCTGTTGACTTCTCTGCTCACATATCCTATGCTTTTGTGTCAAGTGAAAAATCCTCAGCGAATGAGAAAGCCACGGATGCCATCTCTAAACTGGGCTATCCGATCGTTCAGGGAGCCGTGTCCACTATCGCAGGTGTGGTGGTGCTCGCTGCTGCTAAAAGCTACATCTTCAGGACCTTCTTCAAAATTATGCTCTTAGTCATTCTGTTTGGGGCCGTCCATGGCATCGTATTTATACCTGTGTTCCTGACCTTCCTCGGCAATTGTAGTAATAGTCGTGTAAAGAATAAACAATACAGTGACACAAACAAACAGCAAAGGAAAGACCCAGTCATGGATCACACCGAGAATGTATGGTGTACTGATCCTGACTGTCCCAGCCTATAA
- the LOC127952312 gene encoding patched domain-containing protein 3-like isoform X2, translating into MAKCKTDCIERPLSLAFEKLGCVVDEKKTKENSYWLDDFLKLLSNYTEQKTVNVSYFTSLSRQKEFETNSDSVIPLFSATYFLAINISVLSCLRLDCVRTKVWVALFGVVSAGMAVLASFGLLLFCGMPFAMTVASAPFLILGVGVDDMFIMISCWQKTEVHKAVEVRLAETYKEAGVSITITTLTDVLAFYIGLLTPFRSVQSFCMYTSTALLFCYIFNITFFGACLALNGRREKGNRHWLTCMKVPEPTGDGDIACCVGGAYDENTRKEFEIPMDSFFKHYYSPFLTRVWVKTLVCLIYAGYLAVSIYGCFQIQEGLDLKHLAVDGSYVGDYYDKEDEFFSDFGPNVMLVIKDEHFQYWNPTARKSLDLCLENFQNLTLADSDLPPISWLHVYLQYGMNFGFDVDNETEFKSHLTAFLNYSGFSQDVNFTNNQIQASRMFVQSVNIRTAIDEKNMLNELRETAVECGKLQPPVNLIVYHPAFIYFDQYAVIISNTIQNLVVATCVMLVISLLLIPNPLCSLWVTFSIASVIVGVAGFMALWNVSLDSVSMINLVICIGFSVDFSAHISYAFVSSEKSSANEKATDAISKLGYPIVQGAVSTIAGVVVLAAAKSYIFRTFFKIMLLVILFGAVHGIVFIPVFLTFLGNCSNSRVKNKQYSDTNKQQRKDPVMDHTENVWCTDPDCPSL; encoded by the exons ATGGCGAAGTGTAAAACAGACTGCATTGAAAGGCCTCTCTCTCTGGCTTTTGAAAAACTTGGCTGTGTTGTTG ATGAGAAGAAGACAAAGGAAAACTCTTACTGGCTTGATGACTTCCTCAAACTCCTCTCAAACTATACAGAGCAAAAAACG GTCAATGTGTCTTACTTTACATCACTATCAAGACAGAAAGAGTTCGAAACCAATTCAGACTCTGTGATTCCCCTCTTCTCTGCAACATATTTCCTGGCCATTAACATTTCCGTTCTGTCTTGTTTGAG GTTAGACTGTGTCAGGACGAAGGTGTGGGTGGCCTTGTTCGGCGTTGTCTCCGCTGGTATGGCTGTGTTGGCCAGCTTTGGACTGCTGCTGTTCTGCGGGATGCCATTTGCCATGACTGTGGCTTCAGCCCCCTTTCTGATTCTTG GTGTTGGTGTTGACGACATGTTCATAATGATCTCCTgctggcagaagactgaagttcATAAAGCTGTTGAGGTTCGCTTAGCAGAAACGTATAAGGAGGCTGGTGTGTCCATCACGATCACCACGCTGACGGATGTGCTGGCGTTCTACATCGGCCTCCTGACTCCATTCCGCTCAGTACAGTCTTTCTGCATGTACACCAGCACAGCTCTTCTGTTCTGCTACATCTTCAACATCACCTTCTTTGGTGCGTGTCTCGCGTTAAACGGAAGGCGAGAGAAAGGCAACAGACACTGGCTAACCTGCATGAAAGTCCCAGAACCAACTGGTGATGGTGATATAGCTTGTTGTGTGGGTGGTGCTTATGATGAAAACACACGTAAGGAGTTTGAAATTCCAATGGATTCATTCTTTAAACACTATTACAGCCCATTTCTGACAAGAGTGTGGGTTAAGACGCTCGTGTGTCTGATATATGCCGGATATTTGGCAGTCAGTATCTACGGGTGCTTCCAAATACAGGAAGGTCTAGACCTGAAACATTTAGCAGTAGACGGCTCATATGTTGGTGATTACTATGATAAAGAAGATGAATTCTTCTCTGATTTTGGTCCTAATGTCATGTTAGTTATAAAGGATGAGCATTTCCAGTACTGGAACCCGACTGCTCGTAAAAGTCTTGACTTGTGTTTAGAAAACTTTCAAAATCTAACACTGGCAGACTCAGACCTTCCACCTATTTCTTGGCTTCATGTATATCTGCAGTATGGGATGAATTTTGGTTTTGATGTAGACAATGAAACAGAGTTCAAAAGCCATTTAACTGCATTTCTTAATTATTCTGGTTTTAGCCAAGATGTTAATTTTACTAACAATCAAATTCAAGCATCACGTATGTTTGTTCAGTCGGTAAACATCCGCACAGCGATCGATGAGAAGAACATGCTGAATGAATTGAGAGAGACTGCAGTAGAATGTGGGAAGTTGCAGCCACCAGTTAATCTGATTGTGTACCACCCTGCGTTCATCTATTTCGACCAATATGCCGTCATCATCAGTAATACAATCCAAAACTTAGTGGTTGCTACATGTGTGATGTTAGTAATTTCACTCCTGCTGATCCCAAACCCTCTCTGCTCTCTCTGGGTGACATTTTCCATTGCATCTGTCATTGTGGGAGTGGCTGGTTTCATGGCATTATGGAATGTTAGTTTAGACTCTGTGTCTATGATTAATCTTGTCATCTGTATTGGGTTTTCTGTTGACTTCTCTGCTCACATATCCTATGCTTTTGTGTCAAGTGAAAAATCCTCAGCGAATGAGAAAGCCACGGATGCCATCTCTAAACTGGGCTATCCGATCGTTCAGGGAGCCGTGTCCACTATCGCAGGTGTGGTGGTGCTCGCTGCTGCTAAAAGCTACATCTTCAGGACCTTCTTCAAAATTATGCTCTTAGTCATTCTGTTTGGGGCCGTCCATGGCATCGTATTTATACCTGTGTTCCTGACCTTCCTCGGCAATTGTAGTAATAGTCGTGTAAAGAATAAACAATACAGTGACACAAACAAACAGCAAAGGAAAGACCCAGTCATGGATCACACCGAGAATGTATGGTGTACTGATCCTGACTGTCCCAGCCTATAA